The following is a genomic window from Niabella soli DSM 19437.
GGTGCACCAGTGCTGTCAAATCTTTATCGTGCCATTCATCAAATAATTTATTATAGTCGTTCTTCTTTTTGCCGTGTTTCCAGGCATCGAAGGCCTCATCCCAAACAAGAAAGCCCATTTCATCCGCCAGTGTAAGCAACTCCGGGGCAGGCGGATTATGAGACGTACGGATAGCATTGGCACCCATTTCTTTCAGCAGCGTCAACTGCCGTCTTAACGCACTGGTATTGATGGCCGCACCCAGTGCGCCCAGATCATGGTGCATACAAACACCCTGTATGGGTACCCTTTTCCCGTTTAACAAAAACCCGTTCCGGGCGGTAAATTCAAGCGTTCTTACACCAAAAGTGCTATAGTACGTATCCAGTTTTTTCCCGTTAATCCATACGGTGGTCACGGCAATATAACGGTCCGGCGTTTCAATGCTCCATAAGCGAGGATTAGGGATTGCTATTTCAACATTTACCTTGTTCTCCTTTCCTGCCGTCAGCGCTATGTTTTTTTGTTGGGCCGCCGCCACTTTCTTTTTAAGTGTGTTTCCTGCACCCGCCTCGAAAATATCCGTTTGAAGGGTTGCCTTTACCTCCTGACTTCCCTGGTTGGCAACGGTTACCTCCATTTTAACATCGGCAGCTTGTCTTGTAACTTTTGGCGTGGTAATATACGTGCCCCAACGCGCCACATGCACGGGATCTGTTTTTACTAACCATACGTGCCGGTAGATGCCGGCCCCGGGGTACCAACGCGAATCCCATTTTTCGGTATTCAGTTTTACTGCCAGTACATTTTGTTTTCCATATAAAAGATAAGGCGAAAGATCCATCCTGAAAGAAGTATAGCCATAGGGCCAGGTGCCTACATATTTACCATTCAGCCAGATCTCAGCATAGGCCATGGCGCCGTCAAAATCGATAAATACTTTTTTACCTGCATCAGCAGCGGCTATTTTAAAATACTTGCGATACCACCCGATGCCCTTCCAGGGCAGCTTGCCGGTTTCGCCCGCCAAGTCGATGCGGAACGGACCGGTGATGGCCCAGTCGTGCGGCAAGGTGACCTGTTGCCAATCTTTATCACTAAATCCTGATGCTTCAGTTCCCTGTGGTTCTTTCAGTCTTGTGCCATCAGGCTGTAGTCCGTAGCGTTTGAACAACCATCCTTCATCAAAGGAAGTAGCTCCCGCATTGCCCAGCCGGGTAAAGGTTGATTGCGCAAAGGTTGTTTGGAAGGATAATAGCATAAAGCATCCTATCGCGAATAGCCGGATGATAGAAGGAAACTGTATTTGCTGATTTTTATATTGCATCAGGATAAATTTTATCATTAATCTATATCATCGCCAAAGGCGATAGAATAAGGCTTCGAGACTACAAGTCTCGAAGAGCGCTACAAATCTCGAAGAGCGCTAATTGCACTGTCTGAAAGTTCTGTATTAAATACTTTCAAATTTCGGATCAGGGCTTTGGCCGCATTGCTTTTATCACCGATAAACTCCAGCGGGAAAAAGAGCGTTTGTACTTTTGCCGTTTGCTTTCCGTTAGGAAAAGTTCGTTTCGCCCCTTCCAGCTTTTCCTTAAGCACCCCATTTACATAAAGCGAGGTACCTTTATTATTCCCTCTGATCACAATAAGCGTCCATTCATTAACAGGGACAGAATAATCAAAACTATAATGATACCCCTCTCTTGAAAAGCCCAGTTTACCGGAGCCTTGCTGATTCAAGGTCACCACCGCATCTTTTGAACCAAACAATACAGCATTTGGCGCATTGCCGGCCTCAGGTCTAATAGAAAAACTAACGGTATAACCATAGCCAATTCCCGGATAGGGCGTTGTAATGAAACTATTTCCTCCCCTCAAATGGATCGCTTTTTCATTTTCATCATACGGGGCATTTACTTCTGCTGTTGTTATTGTTGCCGACGGATTAAAAATGCCCCCGGCATTCATTGCCAGCACCAGCGAGTCTTTTGCCCGGATGCGTCCTAACATATTTAAGCCGGGGCCTTCTTCCAGTTGTCTGGCATGCATTTCAAAATCAGTATATGCCATTGGCTTTACACTACCATCCCACATCTTTTGAGCTAATACCTGCATGGCAGGAAATACCCGGTGGTGCACATCTTTTTCCGTGATACCATTGCCTACATGATCATTCCATACCGCAAAGGCCCCTCCTCTTAAAAGCGGGTAGTGCTCATCAAAGGTCTCCTTTCCGATCCGGTTGGGCGTCCATTCTTCGTAAAGTTTTTTTGTATTCAGGTAATCATAATAGTACCCGGCAGCCGGCACAATATACAGCCAGCCATCTGGCGTACTGATCCCTTTATACCCCAATGCAAACATATCTTTTGGCTCGGCATAACCGTTATACCAAAGGTTCATAGTTACCCCCTTCACTTTTACCGGTGTGGTGCCCTGCGCGTGCGTCAGCGAACCCCACATGCGCACTTTTTTTCCAAAGCTTTCTACAAAGCGGATATAATGATCCGTAAACTTCCTGAATTTTTCCGCATCTTTTTTGGCATATTCATCTGTGCCGATATGCACTTCTTTCCCGATAAAAACCGGTTTGGGCCCTTGCAGGTATTCCCTGAACACATTATCAATTACTTTATACGTAAGCGGGTTGTCCAGGTCCAGGTGATCCATCCCATATTGTTTACTGCCAATGCCCGGGACGGCTTTACTAAAGGCCAGGGAATGCGCGGGTACATCAATTTCAGGAATGATGTTCACCCCATACCGCTGCGCCATCTTTTGCAACTCTATAAATTCTTTTTTTGAGTAACTGCCATCTTTTGCTGTAAGCCCGGGATACGTATCGTTCTGCAAACGGAAGGCCGAATAGGTGCTATCCCAATTATCACCAAAGAACTGTTTAAAACCGTTATCGTTTAAATGAATATGAAAATCATTCATTTTATAATAAGACATAAACTTTACATAATTCCTTAAAAAGTCCAGACTAAAAAATTTACGTCCTACGTCCAATACAAATCCGCGTACTTCATATTGCGGATAATCGAGCGCCACACCCTTTGGCAGTTTATGTTGGGCGTTTTGTTCTAATAGTTGCAGTAGCGTGCGTGTGGCCCAGATAGCACCGGCTTTGTCCTTTGCTTCAATGACGATGCCTTCGTTAATATGCAGCCGGTAACCCTCTGCATGTAAGGCGGTATCCCGATTATTGAAGGTAAAAAAAACCGCGCCTCCTGTTGCCTTGCCGGCGCCAACAGCCGGCTGAGGGGCTCCGGCTGCTATCGACCAATCTTCCGCCAGCAATTGTGCAACGGGCAGTAATTGCTCTTTGTATTTTGGATCAACAATCAGTTTAACGTTCTGCTTCCATTCAAATTGTCCGGTACTTCCTTTCCATTCATGTAAGGCAGGAATGACAAAGGGTGCTTCATTCGTTTGCGCCCGGGCAACTTGTGTTACCAGACAGACAACAACTACAATAGTGCAGCACCGGGCTAAAACAAAGAGTATCGTTCGAAACAAATTCATTATTTTCTGGTTTTTATTTTCGGTTTCATCAAGCCAGGCTCCGCGGGTGACGGCATGACGTTGCTTTTCTTATTCTACTATAATCTCATCGCAAAACAACCAGGCAGGCTGTCCCTCGCCGGGATGCCCTTTGGGGCATTGCCCCAGGTTTTTCGCAGTAATGCGCAGGTACCGGAAAGAACGGACATCAAAACGCGCAGTAAAATCTTTGGTTTGCGCCGCCCTATCCGTTGCAGGTATGGTATTCTTTACGATGGCCAGTTCGGTGTAATGTGTTCCATCAGCCGACACTTCATATTTTACCCATTGCGGGAAAAAGATCCACTGGCCATAACTTTGCAGGCAGCCCAGGGTTACACTGCCTGCTTCCACCGGTTTTTCAAAATCAATAGTAGCTACCAGGTCGCTACCATTAAATGCATGCCATTGTTTGCCGGCATCCTTTGTACCCCGTAAACCATCCGTAAGCGTTGCCGGGCCGTTAGCCGGATAATATTTACTATAAGGTGTTGCATACTGTACTGTTTTTCCGGTAGCCTTATTAAAGGTAAACACCTGTTGTGCCGGCCGCAGTTTTACCATGCTGTTATTGATCGCCAACCCTGCCTTTAATGTCATGGAGCGATCAATAGCTACAGGTTGCTCATAACGTTGGCTACCCGTACCGGGGTCCGTTCCGTCGGTTGTATAATAGATCACGCCCGCTTCATTTTCCGTTTCCATGCGCACTTTTAATTTACCGTTGTGAATTTCAGGCAGAATATCTACTTTGAAATTGCCTTTGGAATAACGGATCCCTTTTTGATCAAACCCCAACAACTGAGGTTGCAATCGCTGGTTAAAGTTTTGCCAGTTACGGGATGCTTTGGGGCTCCATACCACTTCCGCCAGCGCCAGCATACGGGGCAGGATCATATATTCCACATGATCATAGGTCTGGATCTGTTCGGTCCACAAATTTGCCTGTGCCCCCAGTATATGTTTCGCTTCCCCTGCCTTTAATTCCACTGGGATGGGTTCATAATTATATACCCGTTTTAAAGTGTTAAAGCCCCCGAAAGCCAATGGTTCTGTTTCCGGATCACCCTGGTAATGGTCGAAATACAATGGGGATCCCGGGCTCATCACCACATCGTGGTTCATCTGTGCTGCTTTGATGCCGCCGCTTTCACCACGCCAGCTCATCACCGTTGCTTCCGGGGCCAGGCCACCCTCCAGGATCTCATCCCAGCCAATCAGCTTGCGTCCCTTGGCCAGCAGGAATTTTTCTATGCGCCGGATAAAATAACTTTGCAGCTCCTCCTCATTTTTTAACCCTTCTGATCGCATCCGGCGTTGACACCGCTCACAATGCTCCCAGGTGGTTTTGTCTACTTCGTCCCCGCCCACATGTATGTATTTGGAAGGGAACAAGTCCATCACTTCTTTCAGAATATTTTGCAGGACTATAAAGGCGCTATCATTGCCCGGACAATAATTGGCGTGCGCTGTTCTTCCATAAAAACTACCCGGCTCATTAAAAGAAGCCGCGGGCGGTATGCAGGAATATTGGGGATAGGCTGCTAAAGCGGCTTCTGAATGCCCTGGCATTTCAATTTCCGGAACGATCGTAATATAGCGCTGTGCTGCATAAGCTACAATCTCTTTGATCTGCTCCTGTGTGTAATAACCGCCATAAGTGGCTTTACTGCGATCGGCATTGAATTGAATATCGGCCCAGTTCCATGGCTTGCCATAATCACTGATCCGCCATGCCGCCTGCTGCGTAAGCTTCGGATATTTTTTTATTTCGATACGCCAGCCGGCCCCATCTACCAAATGCCAGTGAAACACGTTCATTTTATAAGCGGCCATCAGGTCGATAAATTCTTTGATCAATTCGGGGCCAAAAAAATGCCGGCTTACATCCAGCATCATGCCGCGCCAGGAGAAACGTGGGTAATCCAGTATTTCCATACAAGGGATCTGCAATGCCTGGTTGGTGCGGATGGCCGGAAGGGTCTGCAATAAAGACTGTACACCATAAAACAATCCTTTTACCTGGTTGGCCTGTATGGTTATAGCTTCAGGTGTAACCGATATGCGGTAACCTTCGGCTCCTGCCTGGTCAACGGGCGCTATCCGAAAACGGATCATTTTATTTTTAGCTGTACGCTTATTATTGATGTCATACCCACTGAGCTGTTTGATATAGTTGCTGAAATAGCGGGCCACATCAGCCACTGCTTTGTTACTGACCGGCACTTCGATGCGTGCGGTTTCGTCTAAAATAAATACGCCCGGTTGTAGCTGCAAACTTACCGGCTGCGGGATAATAGATACAGGCTGTTGGGCCTTTATGGATACTGATATCAATAGCAACACTGCCGTTACAATTCTGAATCGCATATTCTTTTTATTAACTGATTCTGATCCCTGATAAAAAAATTATCTTATAACAATTTTCGTTATTGCAGTCCCCCCTGCCCTTTATATAAGCTCACTGGTTTATCCAGCTTTACTTTTAAAACAGTAACATATTTGTCACATGCCGCTTCGGGAACATTGATGTACACCAAACCGGGAATGGGGCTCCAGGATATCTTACCTACAATCTTTGGCTGCAACCGCGTACCCTTACCTACTACCGTAACTTGTTCAATTTTATTTTTCAACCCTTTGATCATCACCGGGCCATTTTGTTTGCCGTGTAAAAATAGAAAGAGTGTACTGGAATCTTTTGAAAGTGTGGAAGGGCCATAGAAATGCCCCTGGGGCAGGCCACCTACCGTGTTAAAGATCGCTTCGCCGTTTCTTTTATTCCAGGCGCCCAGCTCTTTCAGGATATGGATCTGTTCTTCCGGGATCGTGCCATCTGCTTTGGGGCCCATATCCAGCAACAGGTTACCGCCATTTGCTACCGCATCCACAAAAATAGTAATGATCTCGTACGGTGTTTTCCAATTATTATCATGATGAAAACCCCAGTTATCATTGCTGGTCATGCAAAGCTCCCACCAGTTATAATTCGGACGTGTAACCGGAAAATTCTGCTCCGGAGTTTCATAATCACCCCAGCCCTGCAGCCGCCCGTTAATGATCGCATTGGGGTTACCCGACAAAATAATAGTGCGTACTTTTTGCGCCTCCCATTCTTCGGCGCTATGCTCCCAGTCGCCGTCGAACCACCACAGGTCCGGCTTAAATTTTTTATTGATCTCCTTTATTTGCCCCTGGAAAAAACTCCGGAAGCGGTTCCACCGGTCATAATCATTGGCCACCACATACCGGTTGCTGTCTTTCAAAAAGCCGGGGTAATTATCATCCGACCAGTCGATCAGCGAATAATAAGCGCCGCATTTGATATTGCGTTTACGCAATTCATCGAAAAAAGGCTGAATCATATCACGCCCGGCTGGAGTTTTCTTAACGATACTCCGGTCGTTGAGGTGCGTATCATACATGGCTACGCCATCATGATGTTTGGTTGTGATCACCGAATAACGGGCGCCGCTTTCCTGTATCAGATCTGCCCAAAAGGCCGGGTTATAATTTTTAAGGGTGAACCCCTTTAGTTGTTTCATATAATCGGCGTAGCTTATTTTCTTATTGTGAAAACTCCATGATTCATCAATGCCATTTACTGCATAAATGCCTGCATGAATAAAGATCCCCAGTTTGGCATCTGCAAACCAACCCATCTTTTGCCGGATCTCCGCCGGCGGTACATTTTTTTGGCCGAAGCTCACTTGTACGCTTATCCATGTACAAGCCATCAGCACTACTTTCTTTATCATCTTTACAGATCGTTTTATTGATTGATTAATTTCCCATCTGTTTTTATCGCATCAGGGCTCATCCCTTTAATAATCACCTGGCTCAAACCTGCGGCCGTTAATTTATTTCTTAACACGGTTACGTTATTGCAGGCCGTAAGCCGAATCGTAGCGCCTGCGCCTGGCGTGGTGCTAATCACATTCCCTGAAAACTGCAATCCCTCCACGCTACGGGCTGAAAGCACTTCGCCATTAATACTTTTAAACAGGTTGCCGGTGATCCGGATATTATGATGCACATATTTCCCTGCCACCAATTGATGGTTCTCGGGAGCAATAGTTATCGCCCCGCTACCGTTATATCCGCATTCTTCAAACCGGTTATTGCGAATCGTTACATCCGTTACCGGGCCTGATTCAAACCAGTTGCCGGCATCATCGGCAATCAGTATGGGCGCCATCCCTGTATGATAGAACCGGTTATTTTCAATCACCACTTTTCGCCGGGAGGTCACCAAAATGCCTCTTGTATTGGTCCGTTCAAAACTGCTGTTCGTGATCCGGACTTCGGGTGTCCAGGTAAGGTTCTCTATACACGATCCTCTTTTTATTCCCTCCGGGAGCGCCCCTTTTAATTCCAGTTCCATTTCCCGGGAGTTAATCAACCGTGCGGATCTTAATACCGCTGCACCCTGCGGCAACAGGGTTTGCGGATTGATAAAAGCGATGCTGTCATTTTTGAAGAAGGCAGGAAAGCCATAAGTTTGATGATGCATAAACCGCACGGTTAATTTTCCCCCTGCATTTATGCCGGTTATCTGCAGGTGCGTGCCATGCACATTCACCGGGTCATCATGCGATCCTGATGTCCGGCAACTATCAATTATCACTTTCCCCCGGCAGCCGGAGAAATGAAAACAGTCGGCAAAGGCCGCAATGATCCTTCCGCTTCCCGGGCGGGGCGCTACGGTTACACGACGTAATGTGATATTTTCAGCAAACTGGGAAACAATACCCAGCCCATGCATATAATGCATGCGAACATCGTATAATACCACATCCCGGCTCTGCTCAATAAAACCGCCGCAGTTGTCGCGATAAGGATCCCGTATCGTCAATATATCGCCTGCTTTATAAAGCTCCTTTTTAAACATCCCTTCAAACACAACGGTATTGACCGCAGTTTGCCGGGCCTTTGCTTCCATCAAAGGGGCCGCGGTGCTATAACGCAGTTGATCAGCAAGAGCATCAAATAGGATGGTGTGAAATTTCCGGGTTTCCCATCCTTCCCCATAAAACACCAGTTTCCCGTTGTCGATCGTAAAGCGGGAGTCCGGGTGCATCCTGGCTTCTATACGGTTTTCGCTTACCCGGATCATTTTCAGCTCACTCATGGTAGGACGCTCGTAATCAAATGCTATATTTTGTATCCGGATGTTATGACTTTTCAATAAAGCAAACGAAATCATTTTCCCATGCAACATTATTAAACTTCCCTTTCCGTCGATCGTGAGGTTGTTGTGGTCTTCCAGTAAGAAGGCAATGTGTTTTATTTTACTTAGTGAATCATTTTCTGTGCAGTTTGAAATATATAATTCCCTTGCCGCAGCGCCTTCCGGCCAAACATCAATGCGTCCGGGTGGCAGCACCAATACTGATGATGCATATTGCCGGCAGGCCTCAAGGGCTCGTTGTAGTGCAGGCGCCGCGTTCTGATGGCTATTGGCTTTTACGCCATAATCGACCGCGCGGATTACAACCGGGGATTGCGCCGATGCGTGTGCAAAAAATAAAATGCACAATGACAAGCCACATCCGCGGAACCACCAACCACGTGTCAACCCTGTAAATAGCTGCATCTTCCAAATATAATTTTATTTGCCTCAAGATATTAATGCAACCGATTGCATCGATCTGTTATGCTGCTGATAATAAGCAATTTATTATTTGCAACTACATATATCCATTAGAATGCCGGTCGCAATTTTCCAGCATTATCAATATCCACTTTAGTTACTTTCCCCGGCTCTATAGTTACCTTAGGCCAATTTACAAATGCAGTATAAGATAGCGGGGTTTGCGCCTGGTTGCTTGTTTCTGCAAAAATGGCCACGCTTGCGGTATACTTTGTTTTATTGGTTATTGCCAGCGTAACCCCGGCTTTGCCTGTTTTTATAATCCGTGCTTCCACGTGATCAAACACCTGTACCTTTTTAGTATCTGTCTGCGCATAAATGCCCGGCAATTCCAAAGCCATTAGGACGCCGTTAGTTTCCGTCCATGAATTACGGGTATTAATAAAATTACCGATAGCATCTTTCCCTTCGGCATCGCTGGGTTGTATCCGTTCCATACTGCTACCTGTCAAATTGTTGGTGGTAATATGAACCGGAGGAATATTTACGGCTTCCGCCTGGGCGTGCTGAATATCGCCGATCAGGTCTGCATACAACGGGTTACTTGTAGCCCGGTACAGTTTAAACAAATAATCCCCGGAAGCCGTACAGATACCCGGCGCCGCATGTTTGTTCTGAATGCTGGCCCATACGGCGCCTGCCATATGACTGCCCAGCTTCCCGATCTGACTTTGTGGAGGGAAAACTGCATCATAAGACAGGGTCCAGGTTGCGGCCAAGGCAGCAGTAACCTCCGCTTTTTTTAACCAGCTTTTATCGCCCGTATAAGAATAAAGGGCCATCAGTGATTCCAAAAAGCCAAAGGCCGACTCGGAATTGGCGTCCATCGAAATATCTCCGCAATCACCGCCTGTAAGGCCTTGTTGCACTACATCCCTGTTATAATAATAGTTTGCGGATGCTTCTGCCACTTTTAAAAACCGGGGATTATGAAAATAACCTGATGCCAGTGCCAGGCCCGCTGGCGCTATCGCCCCGGCTGTAGAATTGAATACGGCAATTTCGCCTGTTTCCGGTACGATATACTGTCCGAACTGCCCATTTTTTTCCCAGGTATTTACAAATGCCCGGGCAAGCTTTTGCGCCGCCGCTTCCCATTCGGGTTTTATCATTTTCTGGAACCCCTGTGCTTTAAATAACAAAAGATGCTTTATCAGCCAAAGCAAGGCATCACTGTTCTTACGCACCATTGCCTGTACCGCCGGGAACGCAGGATTCATTTTTTCCGGGCGTATGGCCCCATCCGCAGTAATGCCTCCGTAAAAATAACCGCTTTTTCCCTGTAGCTTATTTATTACAAAATCCAGTTCCCGGCCCACCCGCTCCCGCTCCTTTTTATTGTTCAGCGCCAGCATGGGGTACGTGTTCATCATCCCGCTTACCCATCCTAACTGAAAGTCTTTGCTGTTCTCCGGAAGGTAATAACTGCCTGCCGGAAATTCTCTGAAATTATTGCTGGTAATAGTTGTGGCAAGGCCCGCATAATAACTCATCGGCAGCCAGCTACGCGGTTGGTTTTTCCCGGTAATATCTTTACGATGCTGCATAAAAAACATCAGCAGCTCCGGGATTCCGGTGGTGTTGATCACAAATAAACGCAGGTGCAGGGTCAGGCTGTCGCCCGCTTTCCAGTCAGGGGCTTTATCACCACTGCGATGAAAATCACCAAAACCCGGTGCCGTTTGGCGCATTGCAGGCGCCGTAACGATAAAGCTGCTTTGTGTTTGTTCTTTATTTTCAGTAATGGTAAGTCCATGATTCCCGTATTGAGAACACTGATCCGTTAACAGCACCAAACTTTTTCCGGATGCGGGGGCAAAGAAACACATGGCAGGGGTGGCCGCATTCCCTGTTTGTAATTCAACTACTGACGCCCGGTTCTTTTCAATAGCCAGGCGTGGATCATTAGATATGGTTAAGGGTACCTTGGGATTGTAATACATTTCCTTTGGATAATCCGGATTATAACCATTACCGATAGACGGATAGCGGTTGCCATTATAGAGTATGGCCGGCACCAAAACATAATTATTCCGGCTCCACCGGTTAAAATTAACTGCAATGCTGACTGCAGTTTGTGCCGACTGTCCCTGTTCCAGTATAAAGGTCGCCGACAGATCCATTGCCGCCGGTTGCCCCAGCACCCTGTTGGTTTTTATATGGAGTTGCCACCCCTTTGGCAGGCGTTGTTGATCATTAGCGGCAACCGTTTCTATCAGATCGGTACCGCGGTATTTTTTTACCGCGGCTTCTATATGCCCGCCAAAAGGCGCCAGTATGCGGTCAATATCCTTTAGTGATTGCGCTTCCGAACAAACCGCTGCCAATATCAGTAATATTATTATCGCAAAAAATCGTTTCATCAAAAAGTATGTCATTATAATAATTGCAAGGCCCCATATTATCGTGAGAAGTGAGACGACAAGCGTAAGTTTTTTACATTTGATATTTCACGAATAATGTAACACTAAATTCTCTATACATTAATTAGCCGGCCGGATCCAGATCGCCTGTCCTCCGGAAGGAAGCAAACGGGCATCCAGTTTAGTTGTTGCATCAACTGTAATTTTTTTTATGGACATTTTAGTACGTACGGGCGAAGCCGGATCATCATAATAAATGGAAGCGGTATATTGTTTACCCGGTTCCAGGAAGGAGCAATTGACGGTAATGTTCCGGGTATCATCATTTGTAATGCTTCCTACAAACCATTCCTTTTTACTTCTGCGGGCAATCGTTACGTACTGGCCGATTTGTCCGTCCAGAACTTTCGTATCATCCCATACAGTGGGTACGCGGTCAAAAAATTCCAGTTCGGGTTCGTCTTTTGAGTCTTCGGGCTTATCATACCAATACATAAACTGCAACGGGCTGTAATAAACCACCGATAGCGCCATTTGATGACCGGAAGTAGTTTTAAGCACCCGGGCATTCAACGTTTCAGCCAGCTTTGGCTTTAACTCCGGCCGGTGATAATAACAGATCGTATAATCTGCAGCGCCTGCCAAAAAACGGGTAAAGGGTAACACCGTATTATGCGTTGCATCCGGCATCTCTTCATTACCTCTTATCCCTTCCTGCGTCATCAGGTTCGGATAGGTTCTGCTAAAACCGGTAGGCCGGTATTCATCGTGAATGTCTACCATCAGATGATGCTGCGCACATTTCCTCACTGCTTCATGCAACCAGCTCGTCCATTTAAAGGAGCCTACATTTACAAAACCAAACTTGATACCTGCAACGCCCCATTTTTCATACAGCGGCAATAGCACGTCCAGTTGTTTTGCCAGGGCGATCTGGTTCACGTAAAGCAATACGCCAATGCCTTTTTGTGTTGCATAAGCGATGACCTGTGGCAAATCCAGGTCATTTTTGGGATTACGCTTCGGATCTACGTTCACTTTGGTTGCGTCCGCTGCCGAATCGTATTCATGCCCGTACCAGCCGGCATCAAAATGAATATATTGCAAGTGTCTTTTCACCGCAAAATCCACCAGGGCTTTCGCTCCGCTTGTAGAAAGCGTTATCTCCCGCATTACTTTCCCGGGTTTGATCCAGTTGGTGTTTTTAATGGCGCAAGGTGGATTCAGATTTAACAACAGGTCATCATGTTGCAAAAGCTGGGTGGGCTTTTCGGCGATCATAATCACCCGCCAGGGGGTAGCAAAAGGTGTTGGCAATTGTACTTTATCGAACATAGCACAGGCAATCGTGTTCGGTTGCGCCGGATCCAGTACAAATTTCGTCCGGCAATAATCCACTACTGCTGCTTCCGCCAATGCGGCATACAGTCCGTTTTTTAATTGCAGTGTCAACGGACGTTCGGCCTGTCCCGGCCATTTGCTCAATGGCAACAACTGGTAGCTTCCCTGCGCGTGATCGGTAAACCAGGCGCGGGTTCCCTCAGGAAGCGTAAACTCCGTAAAATCTTTGCTTATACTAATTATCGGGGCGCCGCTGTTGCCGTGGGGAAAGTTATAGCGAAACGCGAGGCCTTCGTTATAGGCCCGTACCTCCAGCAGCATGGTTTGCGAAGCGCCCTCTTTTTTTCTGAAGCTAAAGATCTTCGCCTGGTACCGGTCGCGCACCCGGCTTCGTTCCCCGTAAACGGGCGTCCACCAACTATCCTGTGAAAACGACCGGGTGGAATAGCGCTCCAGGCCTTCCTGCCAGTTTTCCACTCCCATTGCTGAACGTTGAACGATATCCTTTCCATTATAAGATATCGAATAGCTGATGCGCCCCTCCTCATTTACAAAAAGACTGAATACTGTTTTGCCGTCCGGAGACTTTAATACGGACTGGGCAAAAGACGATAGTGCTGTACTCATTAATAAAAAAAGAAAAATAATTTTGTTTTGCATTGCTTTGTTTTGTAAGTAACGAACGCTATTTCCATTTAAACAGTAAAATAAACTCTTTTGAGCCGCCCT
Proteins encoded in this region:
- the galB gene encoding beta-galactosidase GalB is translated as MQYKNQQIQFPSIIRLFAIGCFMLLSFQTTFAQSTFTRLGNAGATSFDEGWLFKRYGLQPDGTRLKEPQGTEASGFSDKDWQQVTLPHDWAITGPFRIDLAGETGKLPWKGIGWYRKYFKIAAADAGKKVFIDFDGAMAYAEIWLNGKYVGTWPYGYTSFRMDLSPYLLYGKQNVLAVKLNTEKWDSRWYPGAGIYRHVWLVKTDPVHVARWGTYITTPKVTRQAADVKMEVTVANQGSQEVKATLQTDIFEAGAGNTLKKKVAAAQQKNIALTAGKENKVNVEIAIPNPRLWSIETPDRYIAVTTVWINGKKLDTYYSTFGVRTLEFTARNGFLLNGKRVPIQGVCMHHDLGALGAAINTSALRRQLTLLKEMGANAIRTSHNPPAPELLTLADEMGFLVWDEAFDAWKHGKKKNDYNKLFDEWHDKDLTALVHRDRNHPSVIIWSIGNEVMDQRDVAMTKELADIMRREDPTRPISNGYNDPNGGRESGAVQGLDLMGVNYFFGQQARWDADPRYANMPTMGSETSSCVSSRGEYFFGTNRKNWQISSYDLDHPGWGCTPDEQFRINARFPHLLGEFVWTGFDYLGEPTPYGSDETNLLNFRNDPSKRAELEKALAELQKNKPPSRSSYFGIIDLAGFPKDRFYLYQSHWRPNLPMAHILPHWNWPDRLDSIVPVHVYTSGDEAELFLNGKSLGRKKKQPGKDFRLVWDEVRYQPGELKVMAYKNGKPWATDVMKTTGAAAKLSLVSNVKKIANDGKELAFITLRVEDKNGLMVPGSHPKIRFTVEGRGEIVATDNGDATSFESFQSRDKAAFNGMALVIVKAKKGAGGSLKIKAAADGLQAAQTEILVQ
- a CDS encoding glycoside hydrolase family 20 protein, with translation MRFRIVTAVLLLISVSIKAQQPVSIIPQPVSLQLQPGVFILDETARIEVPVSNKAVADVARYFSNYIKQLSGYDINNKRTAKNKMIRFRIAPVDQAGAEGYRISVTPEAITIQANQVKGLFYGVQSLLQTLPAIRTNQALQIPCMEILDYPRFSWRGMMLDVSRHFFGPELIKEFIDLMAAYKMNVFHWHLVDGAGWRIEIKKYPKLTQQAAWRISDYGKPWNWADIQFNADRSKATYGGYYTQEQIKEIVAYAAQRYITIVPEIEMPGHSEAALAAYPQYSCIPPAASFNEPGSFYGRTAHANYCPGNDSAFIVLQNILKEVMDLFPSKYIHVGGDEVDKTTWEHCERCQRRMRSEGLKNEEELQSYFIRRIEKFLLAKGRKLIGWDEILEGGLAPEATVMSWRGESGGIKAAQMNHDVVMSPGSPLYFDHYQGDPETEPLAFGGFNTLKRVYNYEPIPVELKAGEAKHILGAQANLWTEQIQTYDHVEYMILPRMLALAEVVWSPKASRNWQNFNQRLQPQLLGFDQKGIRYSKGNFKVDILPEIHNGKLKVRMETENEAGVIYYTTDGTDPGTGSQRYEQPVAIDRSMTLKAGLAINNSMVKLRPAQQVFTFNKATGKTVQYATPYSKYYPANGPATLTDGLRGTKDAGKQWHAFNGSDLVATIDFEKPVEAGSVTLGCLQSYGQWIFFPQWVKYEVSADGTHYTELAIVKNTIPATDRAAQTKDFTARFDVRSFRYLRITAKNLGQCPKGHPGEGQPAWLFCDEIIVE
- a CDS encoding family 20 glycosylhydrolase, giving the protein MNLFRTILFVLARCCTIVVVVCLVTQVARAQTNEAPFVIPALHEWKGSTGQFEWKQNVKLIVDPKYKEQLLPVAQLLAEDWSIAAGAPQPAVGAGKATGGAVFFTFNNRDTALHAEGYRLHINEGIVIEAKDKAGAIWATRTLLQLLEQNAQHKLPKGVALDYPQYEVRGFVLDVGRKFFSLDFLRNYVKFMSYYKMNDFHIHLNDNGFKQFFGDNWDSTYSAFRLQNDTYPGLTAKDGSYSKKEFIELQKMAQRYGVNIIPEIDVPAHSLAFSKAVPGIGSKQYGMDHLDLDNPLTYKVIDNVFREYLQGPKPVFIGKEVHIGTDEYAKKDAEKFRKFTDHYIRFVESFGKKVRMWGSLTHAQGTTPVKVKGVTMNLWYNGYAEPKDMFALGYKGISTPDGWLYIVPAAGYYYDYLNTKKLYEEWTPNRIGKETFDEHYPLLRGGAFAVWNDHVGNGITEKDVHHRVFPAMQVLAQKMWDGSVKPMAYTDFEMHARQLEEGPGLNMLGRIRAKDSLVLAMNAGGIFNPSATITTAEVNAPYDENEKAIHLRGGNSFITTPYPGIGYGYTVSFSIRPEAGNAPNAVLFGSKDAVVTLNQQGSGKLGFSREGYHYSFDYSVPVNEWTLIVIRGNNKGTSLYVNGVLKEKLEGAKRTFPNGKQTAKVQTLFFPLEFIGDKSNAAKALIRNLKVFNTELSDSAISALRDL